Proteins from a genomic interval of Rhizobium sp. SL42:
- a CDS encoding cold-shock protein, with amino-acid sequence MATGTVKFFAEDKGFGFITPDNGGPDVFVHVSALQQGGSLRDGDKVSFEVGQDRKTGKSKAESVSVL; translated from the coding sequence ATGGCGACCGGTACGGTTAAATTTTTCGCTGAAGACAAGGGCTTCGGCTTCATCACGCCTGACAACGGCGGTCCAGACGTTTTCGTTCACGTTTCTGCCTTGCAGCAGGGCGGCTCGCTGCGTGACGGTGACAAGGTCAGCTTCGAAGTTGGCCAGGATCGCAAGACGGGCAAGTCGAAGGCCGAAAGCGTCAGCGTTCTCTGA